The Enterobacter mori genomic interval GTAACGGCCAGCTGGCGCTTCAGTGCCTCCGCATCCACGCGGATCCCCATAGAAGAGAGCTCAAAGGCATCTTCCAGAACCGGGTTCCAGACCAGAATATCACCGTTCAGGCCGGCAAATTCAGATTCACCTGCAGTACTCCAGTCGTCATAGTCCGGCGCACGGACGTCGTGACGTTTGCCGTCAGACAATTTCCCGCCGATCCCGATCAGGAACACGGCACCTAACTCTTTAGCAATCGCACGTTCACGACCTTTGGCATCCAGACCCGGGAAGCGGCTCAGCAATTCCTGACTGTGAACAAAGTGGATCGTTTCCGGCAGGAACGGTGTCAAACCAAACTCTTTACTCACTGCCGCTTCGGTGGCTTTGATCCCGGCGTAGATCGCTTCAACGGTAGATTTCAGCGTGCCAACATGGCGCTCGCCGTCACCCATCACGCGCTCCCAGTCCCATTGGTCAACGTAGACGGAGTGAATTGGGGTGAGGCGGTCTTCATCGGGACGAAGGGCTTTCATGTGCGTGTAAAGCCCTTCGCCCGCGCTGAAGTCGTGTTGTCCCAGAGTTTGACGCTTCCACTTCGCCAGGGAATGAACCACTTCGAACTGGGCGTCTGGCAGTGTTTTCACTTTCACCTGTACCGCTTTTTCGCATCCAGACAAGTTATCCTGCGTCCCGTCACCCACGCGGCTGAGAATGGGCGCCTGAACTTCAATCAGCCCAAGCTTGTCTTCCAGCTGGCGGGAAAAGTGGGATTTTACGAAACTGATCTGGCGTTGTTTTGCGATATAAGCGGTTTTCATTATTTATACTCCTGCGTCCTGTTGATATTGATTAAGCAACAGAAACGGCACTCAATTCAATAACCCATCAACAAAAAGCCACCTTC includes:
- the asnA gene encoding aspartate--ammonia ligase, with translation MKTAYIAKQRQISFVKSHFSRQLEDKLGLIEVQAPILSRVGDGTQDNLSGCEKAVQVKVKTLPDAQFEVVHSLAKWKRQTLGQHDFSAGEGLYTHMKALRPDEDRLTPIHSVYVDQWDWERVMGDGERHVGTLKSTVEAIYAGIKATEAAVSKEFGLTPFLPETIHFVHSQELLSRFPGLDAKGRERAIAKELGAVFLIGIGGKLSDGKRHDVRAPDYDDWSTAGESEFAGLNGDILVWNPVLEDAFELSSMGIRVDAEALKRQLAVTGDEDRLKLEWHQALLRGEMPQTIGGGIGQSRLTMLLLQLPHIGQVQCGVWPQQVRESVGSLL